The following coding sequences are from one Poecilia reticulata strain Guanapo linkage group LG18, Guppy_female_1.0+MT, whole genome shotgun sequence window:
- the badb gene encoding BCL2 associated agonist of cell death b codes for MDAKFTISDSDSEPSEDVEERGNLQLMQVKERPLSQRHTLTLPELRSTTGRVRLNSESIASTISREEELQARGEEEVGTPTEGFPFRVRSNSAPPSLWAAKKYGRQLRRMSDEFVNLLDKGEMRKVSSAGSNGPIHHSRSWWSYLFSHQETEGENNHHENHASRTE; via the exons ATGGACGCAAAATTTACAATTTCAGACAGCGACTCTGAGCCATCGGAAGACGTAGAGGAAAGAGGAAACTTGCAGCTAATGCAAGTAAAGGAGAGGCCGCTCAGTCAACGCCACACCCTCACGCTTCCTGAGCTCCGATCTACAA CAGGTCGGGTGAGACTGAACTCGGAGTCCATCGCTTCCACCATCTCcagagaggaggagctgcaggccaGGGGGGAAGAGGAGGTCGGGACCCCAACTGAGGGCTTTCCATTCAGGGTCCGGTCTAATTCAGCTCCCCCCTCCCTGTGGGCCGCCAAGAAGTACGGCCGGCAGCTTCGGAGGATGAGCGATGAGTTTGTCAACCTGCTTGATAAAGGG GAAATGAGGAAGGTGAGCAGTGCCGGGTCGAACGGACCGATCCACCACTCCAGGAGCTGGTGGAGCTACCTCTTCAGTCACCAGGAGACGGAGGGAGAGAACAACCACCACGAAAACCACGCCTCCCGCACCGAGTAG